The following proteins are co-located in the Dromiciops gliroides isolate mDroGli1 chromosome 2, mDroGli1.pri, whole genome shotgun sequence genome:
- the ZSWIM8 gene encoding zinc finger SWIM domain-containing protein 8 isoform X2, with protein MELMFAEWEDGERFSFEDSDRFEEDSLCSFISEAESLCQNWRGWRKQSAGPNSPTGGGGGGGGGGRSRDGLVIPLVELSAKQVAFHIPFEVVEKVYPPVPEQLQLRIAFWSFPENEEDIRLYSCLANGSADEFQRGEQLFRMRAVKDPLQIGFHLSATVVPPQMVPPKGAYNVAVMFDRCRVTSCSCTCGAGAKWCTHVVALCLFRIHNASAVCLRAPVSESLSRLQRDQLQKFAQYLISELPQQILPTAQRLLDELLSSQSTAINTVCGAPDPTAGPSASDQSTWYLDESTLSENIKKTLHKFCGPSPVVFSDVNSMYLSSTEPPAAAEWACLLRPLRGREPEGVWNLLSIVREMFKRRDSNAAPLLEILTDQCLTYEQITGWWYSVRTSASHSSASGHTGRSNGQSEVAAHACASMCDEMVTLWRLAVLDPSISPQRRRDLCAQLRQWHLKVIENVKRGQHKKALERLFPGFRPAVEACDFSWEEAYPLPGVTYSGSDRKLALCWARSLPPRSGPARSGGPDEAGDRSRPPPLEPSVRPKEPGAKRKGSGEGVPQSQRGPRRPSAEGGDKSTHKQGLGGGKAKLPGGGCGGKGPVSGGGKRRLSSEDSSLEPDLAEMSLDDGSSLALGAEASTFGFPESPPHGLPPSTPLSPPTFHSEPPDAYEEDGGVYFLEGPEPPVAPSSLPGLLPGEGTTQDDLPSTDESGGCPPKPKDIAPGTGEEDDDYQVYYLNAQDGTGGEEEKPDVGVGEEQDLFAGLKPLKQESRMEVLFACAEALHAHGYSNEASRLTVELAQDLLANPPDLKVEPPPAKGKKNKVSTSRQTWVATNTLTKAAFLLTVLGERPEHHNLAFRIGMFALELQRPPASTKALEVKLAYQESEVAALLKKIPLGVNEMSTMRCRAEELREGTLCDYRPVLPLILASFIFDVLCTPVSPTGSRPPSRNWNNEMPGDEELGFEAAVAALGMKTTVSEAEHPLLCEGTRREKGDLALALMITYKDDQAKLKKILDKLLDRESQTHKPQTLSSFYSSSRPATSSQRSPSKHGAPPAGGALQPLPPGSAGGAQPGAVAGVNPEPPEGFTEKTVPESSPRSPCEGPPPEAAVAPKPEGKVPSRLALGSRGGYNGRGWGSPGRPKKKHTGMASIDSSAPETTSDSSPTLSRRPLRGGWAPTSWGRGQDSDSISSSSSDSLGSSSSSGSRRASASGGARAKTAEVGRYKGRRPESHAPHVPNQPSEAAAHFYFELAKTVLIKAGGNSSTSIFTHPSSSGGHQGPHRNLHLCAFEIGLYALGLHNFVSPNWLSRTYSSHVSWITGQAMEIGSAALTILVECWDGHLTPPEVASLADRASRARDSNMVRAAAELALSCLPHAHALNPNEIQRALVQCKEQDNLMLEKACMAVEEAAKGGGVYPEVLFEVAHQWFWLYEQTVGGSATPREGATGCSASGARASGEAGRALPEGRGGPGTEAVTVSAAAVTAAATVVPVISVGSGLYPGPGLGHGHSTGLHPYTTLQPHLPCNPQYLTHPGHPLPHMPRPAVFPVPSSAYPQGVHHAFLGPQYPYSVTPSSLAATAVSFPVPSMAPITVHPYHTESGLPLPTMNNVHTPSSIHQSSTYPAIQGNSMSTISSQPSSLVSGNFPPPEEETHSQPVGTQSLHHLHAAYRVGMLALEMLGRRAHNDHPNNFSRSPPYTEDVKWLLGLAAKLGVNYVHQFCMGAAKGVLSPFVLQEIVMETLQRLNPAHAHTHLRTPAFHQLVQRCQQAYMQYIHHRLIHLTPADYDDFVNAIRGARSAFCLTPMGMMQFNDILQNLKRSKQTKELWQRVSLDMTTFSP; from the exons ATGGAGCTGATGTTCGCCGAGTGGGAGGACGGCGAGCGCTTCTCGTTCGAGGATTCGGACCGCTTCGAGGAGGACTCGCTCTGCTCGTTCATCTCGGAGGCCGAAAGCCTCTGCCAGAACTGGCGGGGATGGCGCAAGCAGTCGGCGGGGCCCAACTCCCCcaccggcggcggcggcggcgggggcggcgGGGGCCGCAGCCGAG ACGGCTTGGTGATCCCCTTGGTGGAGCTGTCGGCAAAGCAGGTGGCATTCCACATCCCCTTTGAGGTGGTGGAGAAAGTTTACCCTCCAGTGCCTGAGCAGCTACAACTGAGGATCGCCTTCTGGAGCTTTCCTGAGAATGAAGAGGACATACG GCTCTATTCATGCCTGGCTAATGGCAGTGCGGATGAATTCCAGCGTGGGGAACAGCTGTTCCGAATGCGAGCTGTGAAGGATCCACTACAAATAG GGTTTCACCTGAGTGCCACAGTGGTGCCCCCTCAGATGGTTCCCCCTAAGGGTGCGTACAATGTAGCTGTGATGTTTGACAGATGCCGGGTCACCTCCTGCAGCTGCACCTGTGGGGCTGGCGCCAAATGGTGCACCCACGTAGTGGCGCTTTGCCTCTTCCGGATTCACAAC GCTTCAGCAGTCTGCCTTCGGGCTCCTGTCTCAGAATCCCTGTCTCGGCTCCAGAGGGATCAGCTGCAGAAGTTTGCTCAGTACCTCATCAGTGAGCTCCCTCAACAG ATCCTTCCTACAGCCCAGCGCCTCCTGGATGAGCTCCTATCCTCTCAATCTACTGCCATCAATACTGTGTGTGGGGCCCCAG ACCCCACTGCAGGTCCTTCGGCTTCTGACCAGAGTACCTGGTACCTGGATGAGTCTACACTTAGTGAGAACATCAAGAAGACACTGCACAAATTCTGTGGTCCCTCTCCAGTTGTTTTCAG TGATGTAAACTCAATGTATTTGTCATCAACCGAGCCCCCAGCAGCTGCTGAATGGGCATGTCTCCTGCGTCCTCTTCGAGGGCGAGAACCTGAGGGCGTGTGGAACCTGCTGAGTATTGTCCGTGAAATGTTCAAAAGGAGAGACAGTAATGCTGCTCCTCTGTTGGAGATCCTTACGGACCAGTGTCTCACCTATGAGCAG atcacaggCTGGTGGTACAGTGTGCGAACGTCAGCTTCCCACAGCAGTGCCAGTGGGCATACAGGCCGAAGTAATGGGCAGTCAGAGGTGGCTGCCCATGCGTGTGCAAGTATGTGTGATGAGATGGTCACGCTGTGGAGGTTGGCTGTGCTGGACCCCTCGATCAGCCCACAGCG TCGCCGGGACCTGTGTGCCCAGCTGCGCCAGTGGCACCTGAAGGTGATTGAGAACGTCAAGCGGGGTCAGCACAAGAAAGCCCTGGAGCGGCTCTTTCCAGGTTTCCGACCTGCTGTGGAGGCCTGTGACTTCAGCTGGGAAGAGGCCTACCCGCTCCCCGGTGTTACCTACAGCGGCTCTGACAGGAAGCTGGCTCTTTGTTGGGCACGAAGCCTTCCGCCTCGGTCTGGCCCTGCCCGCTCTGGGGGCCCTGATGAGGCTGGGGATCGGTCCCGGCCGCCTCCACTGGAGCCTTCAGTTCGACCTAAAGAACCTGGGGCCAAGCGCAAGGGGTCGGGTGAGGGGGTTCCCCAGTCCCAGCGTGGGCCCCGCCGCCCCTCAGCCGAAGGTGGAGATAAATCTACACATAAACAGGGTCTAGGTGGAGGCAAAGCAAAGCTCCCTGGTGGAGGGTGTGGTGGCAAAGGCCCAGTGAGTGGAGGGGGCAAACGTCGGCTGAGCAGCGAAGACAGCTCCCTGGAGCCTGACCTGGCTGAGATGAGCTTGGACGACGGCAGCAGCCTGGCTCTGGGGGCAGAGGCCAGCACCTTTGGCTTTCCTGAGAGCCCACCCCATGGACTTCCTCCCAGTACTCCCCTTAGTCCCCCCACCTTCCACTCTGAGCCTCCTGATGCCTATGAAGAAGATGGTGGTGTATACTTCCTGGAGGGGCCTGAGCCCCCAGTCGCCCCCTCCAGCCTACCAGGACTGCTCCCCGGGGAAGGAACTACCCAGGACGACCTCCCCTCCACAGATGAGAGTGGTGGATGCCCTCCAAAGCCCAAAGACATAGCCCCTGGAACTGGGGAGGAAGATGATGATTACCAGGTGTATTACCTGAATGCCCAGGATGGGACTGGAGGCGAGGAAGAGAAGCCGGACGTGGGTGTTGGCGAGGAGCAGGACCTGTTCGCCGGGCTCAAACCACTGAAACAGGAGAGCCGGATGGAG GTACTTTTTGCCTGTGCTGAGGCCTTGCATGCCCACGGCTATAGCAATGAGGCCTCCCGACTCACTGTGGAGCTTGCTCAGGACCTGTTAGCCAACCCTCCTGACCTCAAGGTGGAACCACCCCCTGCCAAG GGTAAGAAGAACAAGGTGTCCACGAGTCGCCAGACCTGGGTGGCCACCAACACTTTGACCAAGGCCGCCTTCCTTCTAACTGTGTTGGGTGAGCGGCCTGAGCATCACAACTTGGCCTTCCGCATTGGCATGTTTGCCTTGGAGCTGCAGCGACCTCCGGCTTCTACCAAGGCCTTGGAG GTGAAGCTGGCCTACCAGGAATCAGAGGTGGCCGCTCTGCTGAAGAAGATCCCTCTGGGGGTGAATGAGATGAGCACCATGCGCTGCCGGGCAGAGGAGCTTCGGGAGGGAACCTTGTGTGACTACCGGCCTGTGCTGCCCCTCATCTTGGCCAGCTTCATCTTTGACGTGCTCTGCACCCCGG TTTCTCCGACAGGTTCCCGACCCCCAAGTCGAAACTGGAACAATGAAATGCCTGGAGATGAAGAGCTGGGGTTTGAAGCAGCCGTGGCTGCCTTGG GCATGAAGACGACCGTGAGCGAAGCTGAGCACCCTCTCCTATGCGAGGGCACACGGCGAGAGAAGGGGGACCTGGCTCTGGCACTGATGATCACCTACAAGGATGACCAGGCTAAGCTCAAGAAG ATCCTGGACAAGCTCCTGGACCGGGAGAGTCAGACGCATAAGCCACAGACCCTGAGTTCTTTCTACTCATCCAGCCGCCCAGCCACGTCAAGTCAGAGGTCCCCGTCCAAGCACGGGGCCCCCCCTGCGGGAGGAGCCCTGCAGCCTCTGCCTCCAGGCTCAGCAGGGGGTGCTCAGCCGGGGGCCGTGGCTGGGGTCAACCCAGAACCGCCTGAGGGCTTCACAGAGAAGACCGTGCCCG AGAGCTCCCCACGTTCCCCTTGTGAGGGTCCCCCACCTGAGGCTGCCGTGGCCCCCAAACCAGAGGGGAAGGTTCCAAGCCGCTTGGCACTTGGCAGCCGAGGAGGCTACAATGGGCGGGGCTGGGGATCCCCAGGACGGCCCAAGAAAAAGCACACAG GCATGGCCAGCATTGACAGCAGTGCCCCTGAGACGACGTCGGACAGCTCCCCAACCCTGAGCCGAAGGCCACTGCGGGGGGGCTGGGCCCCCACCTCCTGGGGCCGGGGTCAGGACAGCGACAGCATCAGCAGCTCATCCTCCGACTCTCtgggctcctcctcctccagtgGCAGCCGCCGTGCCAGTGCAAGTGGGGGTGCCCGGGCCAAAACAGCCGAGGTTGGCAG GTACAAGGGCCGTCGCCCAGAGAGCCATGCCCCCCATGTACCCAACCAGCCATCAGAGGCAGCTGCGCATTTCTACTTCGAGCTGGCAAAGACAGTGCTGATCAAGGCCGGGGGAAACAGCAGCACCTCCATCTTTACCCACCCATCCTCGTCAGGGGGCCACCAGGGCCCCCACCGAAATCTGCATCTTTGCGCCTTTGAGATTGGCCTCTATGCTCTGGGTCTGCACAATTTCGTCTCACCCAACTGGCTCTCTCGCACCTACTCTTCCCATGTGTCTTGGATCACAG GCCAAGCCATGGAGATTGGGAGTGCAGCCCTCACAATCCTGGTGGAATGCTGGGATGGGCATCTCACGCCCCCCGAAGTTGCTTCCCTGGCTGACCGCGCGTCACGGGCACGGGACTCCAACATGGTGAGGGCAGCAGCTGAGTTGGCCCTGAGTTGCCTGCCCCATGCCCATGCCTTGAACCCCAACGAGATCCAGCGAGCTTTAGTGCAGTGCAAGGAGCAG GATAACCTGATGCTGGAGAAGGCGTGCATGGCGGTGGAGGAGGCAGCCAAGGGTGGGGGTGTGTACCCTGAAGTGTTGTTCGAAGTCGCCCACCAGTGGTTCTGGCTTTATGAGCAGACGGTGGGGGGCTCAGCCACACCACGTGAGGGTGCCACAGGCTGCAGTGCCAGTGGGGCCCGGGCATCGGGGGAGGCTGGGCGGGCGCTGCCCGAGGGCCGTGGCGGACCAGGGACCGAGGCAGTCACAGTGTCGGCAGCGGCAGTGACGGCAGCAGCTACAGTGGTACCCGTCATTTCAGTGGGGTCCGGTTTGTACCCGGGGCCTGGCCTGGGACATGGCCACTCCACTGGCTTGCACCCCTATACCACTCTGCAGCCCCACCTGCCCTGCAACCCCCAGTACCTTACCCACCCTGGTCACCCCTTGCCCCATATGCCTCGGCCTGCTGTTTTTCCTGTGCCCAGCTCTGCATACCCACAG GGTGTGCACCACGCATTCCTGGGTCCTCAGTATCCCTACTCCGTGACTCCGTCCTCACTGGCTGCCACAGCTGTATCCTTCCCTGTTCCTTCCATGGCGCCCATAACGGTGCATCCTTACCACACTGAGTcaggcctccccctccccacta TGAACAATGTTCATACACCCAGCAGCATCCATCAAAGTTCAACGTATCCTGCTATCCAGGGCAACTCCATGTCCACCATAAGTAGTCAGCCCAGCTCCCTGGTGAGTGGGAACTTCCCCCCGCCGGAGGAGGAGACGCATAGCCAGCCTGTTGGCACCCAGAGTCTGCATCATTTGCACGCTGCCTACAGAGTTG GAATGCTGGCACTGGAGATGCTAGGCCGCCGCGCACACAATGATCACCCCAACAACTTCTCTCGCAGCCCTCCCTATACCGAGGATGTCAAATGGTTGCTGGGGCTAGCGGCTAAGCTGG gagTGAACTACGTGCACCAGTTCTGTATGGGGGCAGCCAAGGGGGTGCTGAGCCCATTTGTGCTACAGGAGATCGTCATGGAGACGCTGCAGCGGTTGAACCCTGCTCATGCGCACACCCACCTGCGCACCCCAGCCTTCCATCAGCTGGTCCAACGATGCCAGCAGGCATACATGCAG TACATCCACCACCGCCTGATCCACCTGACTCCTGCCGACTACGACGACTTTGTGAACGCAATCCGCGGCGCTCGCAGCGCCTTCTGCCTGACCCCTATGGGCATGATGCAGTTCAACGACATCCTGCAGAACCTCAAGCGCAGCAAGCAGACCAAGGAGCTGTGGCAGCGTGTATCGCTTGACATGACCACCTTCTCCCCTTGA
- the ZSWIM8 gene encoding zinc finger SWIM domain-containing protein 8 isoform X3, whose product MELMFAEWEDGERFSFEDSDRFEEDSLCSFISEAESLCQNWRGWRKQSAGPNSPTGGGGGGGGGGRSRDGLVIPLVELSAKQVAFHIPFEVVEKVYPPVPEQLQLRIAFWSFPENEEDIRLYSCLANGSADEFQRGEQLFRMRAVKDPLQIGFHLSATVVPPQMVPPKGAYNVAVMFDRCRVTSCSCTCGAGAKWCTHVVALCLFRIHNASAVCLRAPVSESLSRLQRDQLQKFAQYLISELPQQILPTAQRLLDELLSSQSTAINTVCGAPDPTAGPSASDQSTWYLDESTLSENIKKTLHKFCGPSPVVFSDVNSMYLSSTEPPAAAEWACLLRPLRGREPEGVWNLLSIVREMFKRRDSNAAPLLEILTDQCLTYEQITGWWYSVRTSASHSSASGHTGRSNGQSEVAAHACASMCDEMVTLWRLAVLDPSISPQRRRDLCAQLRQWHLKVIENVKRGQHKKALERLFPGFRPAVEACDFSWEEAYPLPGVTYSGSDRKLALCWARSLPPRSGPARSGGPDEAGDRSRPPPLEPSVRPKEPGAKRKGSGEGVPQSQRGPRRPSAEGGDKSTHKQGLGGGKAKLPGGGCGGKGPVSGGGKRRLSSEDSSLEPDLAEMSLDDGSSLALGAEASTFGFPESPPHGLPPSTPLSPPTFHSEPPDAYEEDGGVYFLEGPEPPVAPSSLPGLLPGEGTTQDDLPSTDESGGCPPKPKDIAPGTGEEDDDYQVYYLNAQDGTGGEEEKPDVGVGEEQDLFAGLKPLKQESRMEVLFACAEALHAHGYSNEASRLTVELAQDLLANPPDLKVEPPPAKGKKNKVSTSRQTWVATNTLTKAAFLLTVLGERPEHHNLAFRIGMFALELQRPPASTKALEVKLAYQESEVAALLKKIPLGVNEMSTMRCRAEELREGTLCDYRPVLPLILASFIFDVLCTPVVSPTGSRPPSRNWNNEMPGDEELGFEAAVAALGMKTTVSEAEHPLLCEGTRREKGDLALALMITYKDDQAKLKKILDKLLDRESQTHKPQTLSSFYSSSRPATSSQRSPSKHGAPPAGGALQPLPPGSAGGAQPGAVAGVNPEPPEGFTEKTVPESSPRSPCEGPPPEAAVAPKPEGKVPSRLALGSRGGYNGRGWGSPGRPKKKHTGMASIDSSAPETTSDSSPTLSRRPLRGGWAPTSWGRGQDSDSISSSSSDSLGSSSSSGSRRASASGGARAKTAEVGRYKGRRPESHAPHVPNQPSEAAAHFYFELAKTVLIKAGGNSSTSIFTHPSSSGGHQGPHRNLHLCAFEIGLYALGLHNFVSPNWLSRTYSSHVSWITGQAMEIGSAALTILVECWDGHLTPPEVASLADRASRARDSNMVRAAAELALSCLPHAHALNPNEIQRALVQCKEQDNLMLEKACMAVEEAAKGGGVYPEVLFEVAHQWFWLYEQTVGGSATPREGATGCSASGARASGEAGRALPEGRGGPGTEAVTVSAAAVTAAATVVPVISVGSGLYPGPGLGHGHSTGLHPYTTLQPHLPCNPQYLTHPGHPLPHMPRPAVFPVPSSAYPQGVHHAFLGPQYPYSVTPSSLAATAVSFPVPSMAPITVHPYHTESGLPLPTMNNVHTPSSIHQSSTYPAIQGNSMSTISSQPSSLVSGNFPPPEEETHSQPVGTQSLHHLHAAYRVGMLALEMLGRRAHNDHPNNFSRSPPYTEDVKWLLGLAAKLGDRHGDAAAVEPCSCAHPPAHPSLPSAGPTMPAGIHAVHPPPPDPPDSCRLRRLCERNPRRSQRLLPDPYGHDAVQRHPAEPQAQQADQGAVAACIA is encoded by the exons ATGGAGCTGATGTTCGCCGAGTGGGAGGACGGCGAGCGCTTCTCGTTCGAGGATTCGGACCGCTTCGAGGAGGACTCGCTCTGCTCGTTCATCTCGGAGGCCGAAAGCCTCTGCCAGAACTGGCGGGGATGGCGCAAGCAGTCGGCGGGGCCCAACTCCCCcaccggcggcggcggcggcgggggcggcgGGGGCCGCAGCCGAG ACGGCTTGGTGATCCCCTTGGTGGAGCTGTCGGCAAAGCAGGTGGCATTCCACATCCCCTTTGAGGTGGTGGAGAAAGTTTACCCTCCAGTGCCTGAGCAGCTACAACTGAGGATCGCCTTCTGGAGCTTTCCTGAGAATGAAGAGGACATACG GCTCTATTCATGCCTGGCTAATGGCAGTGCGGATGAATTCCAGCGTGGGGAACAGCTGTTCCGAATGCGAGCTGTGAAGGATCCACTACAAATAG GGTTTCACCTGAGTGCCACAGTGGTGCCCCCTCAGATGGTTCCCCCTAAGGGTGCGTACAATGTAGCTGTGATGTTTGACAGATGCCGGGTCACCTCCTGCAGCTGCACCTGTGGGGCTGGCGCCAAATGGTGCACCCACGTAGTGGCGCTTTGCCTCTTCCGGATTCACAAC GCTTCAGCAGTCTGCCTTCGGGCTCCTGTCTCAGAATCCCTGTCTCGGCTCCAGAGGGATCAGCTGCAGAAGTTTGCTCAGTACCTCATCAGTGAGCTCCCTCAACAG ATCCTTCCTACAGCCCAGCGCCTCCTGGATGAGCTCCTATCCTCTCAATCTACTGCCATCAATACTGTGTGTGGGGCCCCAG ACCCCACTGCAGGTCCTTCGGCTTCTGACCAGAGTACCTGGTACCTGGATGAGTCTACACTTAGTGAGAACATCAAGAAGACACTGCACAAATTCTGTGGTCCCTCTCCAGTTGTTTTCAG TGATGTAAACTCAATGTATTTGTCATCAACCGAGCCCCCAGCAGCTGCTGAATGGGCATGTCTCCTGCGTCCTCTTCGAGGGCGAGAACCTGAGGGCGTGTGGAACCTGCTGAGTATTGTCCGTGAAATGTTCAAAAGGAGAGACAGTAATGCTGCTCCTCTGTTGGAGATCCTTACGGACCAGTGTCTCACCTATGAGCAG atcacaggCTGGTGGTACAGTGTGCGAACGTCAGCTTCCCACAGCAGTGCCAGTGGGCATACAGGCCGAAGTAATGGGCAGTCAGAGGTGGCTGCCCATGCGTGTGCAAGTATGTGTGATGAGATGGTCACGCTGTGGAGGTTGGCTGTGCTGGACCCCTCGATCAGCCCACAGCG TCGCCGGGACCTGTGTGCCCAGCTGCGCCAGTGGCACCTGAAGGTGATTGAGAACGTCAAGCGGGGTCAGCACAAGAAAGCCCTGGAGCGGCTCTTTCCAGGTTTCCGACCTGCTGTGGAGGCCTGTGACTTCAGCTGGGAAGAGGCCTACCCGCTCCCCGGTGTTACCTACAGCGGCTCTGACAGGAAGCTGGCTCTTTGTTGGGCACGAAGCCTTCCGCCTCGGTCTGGCCCTGCCCGCTCTGGGGGCCCTGATGAGGCTGGGGATCGGTCCCGGCCGCCTCCACTGGAGCCTTCAGTTCGACCTAAAGAACCTGGGGCCAAGCGCAAGGGGTCGGGTGAGGGGGTTCCCCAGTCCCAGCGTGGGCCCCGCCGCCCCTCAGCCGAAGGTGGAGATAAATCTACACATAAACAGGGTCTAGGTGGAGGCAAAGCAAAGCTCCCTGGTGGAGGGTGTGGTGGCAAAGGCCCAGTGAGTGGAGGGGGCAAACGTCGGCTGAGCAGCGAAGACAGCTCCCTGGAGCCTGACCTGGCTGAGATGAGCTTGGACGACGGCAGCAGCCTGGCTCTGGGGGCAGAGGCCAGCACCTTTGGCTTTCCTGAGAGCCCACCCCATGGACTTCCTCCCAGTACTCCCCTTAGTCCCCCCACCTTCCACTCTGAGCCTCCTGATGCCTATGAAGAAGATGGTGGTGTATACTTCCTGGAGGGGCCTGAGCCCCCAGTCGCCCCCTCCAGCCTACCAGGACTGCTCCCCGGGGAAGGAACTACCCAGGACGACCTCCCCTCCACAGATGAGAGTGGTGGATGCCCTCCAAAGCCCAAAGACATAGCCCCTGGAACTGGGGAGGAAGATGATGATTACCAGGTGTATTACCTGAATGCCCAGGATGGGACTGGAGGCGAGGAAGAGAAGCCGGACGTGGGTGTTGGCGAGGAGCAGGACCTGTTCGCCGGGCTCAAACCACTGAAACAGGAGAGCCGGATGGAG GTACTTTTTGCCTGTGCTGAGGCCTTGCATGCCCACGGCTATAGCAATGAGGCCTCCCGACTCACTGTGGAGCTTGCTCAGGACCTGTTAGCCAACCCTCCTGACCTCAAGGTGGAACCACCCCCTGCCAAG GGTAAGAAGAACAAGGTGTCCACGAGTCGCCAGACCTGGGTGGCCACCAACACTTTGACCAAGGCCGCCTTCCTTCTAACTGTGTTGGGTGAGCGGCCTGAGCATCACAACTTGGCCTTCCGCATTGGCATGTTTGCCTTGGAGCTGCAGCGACCTCCGGCTTCTACCAAGGCCTTGGAG GTGAAGCTGGCCTACCAGGAATCAGAGGTGGCCGCTCTGCTGAAGAAGATCCCTCTGGGGGTGAATGAGATGAGCACCATGCGCTGCCGGGCAGAGGAGCTTCGGGAGGGAACCTTGTGTGACTACCGGCCTGTGCTGCCCCTCATCTTGGCCAGCTTCATCTTTGACGTGCTCTGCACCCCGG TAGTTTCTCCGACAGGTTCCCGACCCCCAAGTCGAAACTGGAACAATGAAATGCCTGGAGATGAAGAGCTGGGGTTTGAAGCAGCCGTGGCTGCCTTGG GCATGAAGACGACCGTGAGCGAAGCTGAGCACCCTCTCCTATGCGAGGGCACACGGCGAGAGAAGGGGGACCTGGCTCTGGCACTGATGATCACCTACAAGGATGACCAGGCTAAGCTCAAGAAG ATCCTGGACAAGCTCCTGGACCGGGAGAGTCAGACGCATAAGCCACAGACCCTGAGTTCTTTCTACTCATCCAGCCGCCCAGCCACGTCAAGTCAGAGGTCCCCGTCCAAGCACGGGGCCCCCCCTGCGGGAGGAGCCCTGCAGCCTCTGCCTCCAGGCTCAGCAGGGGGTGCTCAGCCGGGGGCCGTGGCTGGGGTCAACCCAGAACCGCCTGAGGGCTTCACAGAGAAGACCGTGCCCG AGAGCTCCCCACGTTCCCCTTGTGAGGGTCCCCCACCTGAGGCTGCCGTGGCCCCCAAACCAGAGGGGAAGGTTCCAAGCCGCTTGGCACTTGGCAGCCGAGGAGGCTACAATGGGCGGGGCTGGGGATCCCCAGGACGGCCCAAGAAAAAGCACACAG GCATGGCCAGCATTGACAGCAGTGCCCCTGAGACGACGTCGGACAGCTCCCCAACCCTGAGCCGAAGGCCACTGCGGGGGGGCTGGGCCCCCACCTCCTGGGGCCGGGGTCAGGACAGCGACAGCATCAGCAGCTCATCCTCCGACTCTCtgggctcctcctcctccagtgGCAGCCGCCGTGCCAGTGCAAGTGGGGGTGCCCGGGCCAAAACAGCCGAGGTTGGCAG GTACAAGGGCCGTCGCCCAGAGAGCCATGCCCCCCATGTACCCAACCAGCCATCAGAGGCAGCTGCGCATTTCTACTTCGAGCTGGCAAAGACAGTGCTGATCAAGGCCGGGGGAAACAGCAGCACCTCCATCTTTACCCACCCATCCTCGTCAGGGGGCCACCAGGGCCCCCACCGAAATCTGCATCTTTGCGCCTTTGAGATTGGCCTCTATGCTCTGGGTCTGCACAATTTCGTCTCACCCAACTGGCTCTCTCGCACCTACTCTTCCCATGTGTCTTGGATCACAG GCCAAGCCATGGAGATTGGGAGTGCAGCCCTCACAATCCTGGTGGAATGCTGGGATGGGCATCTCACGCCCCCCGAAGTTGCTTCCCTGGCTGACCGCGCGTCACGGGCACGGGACTCCAACATGGTGAGGGCAGCAGCTGAGTTGGCCCTGAGTTGCCTGCCCCATGCCCATGCCTTGAACCCCAACGAGATCCAGCGAGCTTTAGTGCAGTGCAAGGAGCAG GATAACCTGATGCTGGAGAAGGCGTGCATGGCGGTGGAGGAGGCAGCCAAGGGTGGGGGTGTGTACCCTGAAGTGTTGTTCGAAGTCGCCCACCAGTGGTTCTGGCTTTATGAGCAGACGGTGGGGGGCTCAGCCACACCACGTGAGGGTGCCACAGGCTGCAGTGCCAGTGGGGCCCGGGCATCGGGGGAGGCTGGGCGGGCGCTGCCCGAGGGCCGTGGCGGACCAGGGACCGAGGCAGTCACAGTGTCGGCAGCGGCAGTGACGGCAGCAGCTACAGTGGTACCCGTCATTTCAGTGGGGTCCGGTTTGTACCCGGGGCCTGGCCTGGGACATGGCCACTCCACTGGCTTGCACCCCTATACCACTCTGCAGCCCCACCTGCCCTGCAACCCCCAGTACCTTACCCACCCTGGTCACCCCTTGCCCCATATGCCTCGGCCTGCTGTTTTTCCTGTGCCCAGCTCTGCATACCCACAG GGTGTGCACCACGCATTCCTGGGTCCTCAGTATCCCTACTCCGTGACTCCGTCCTCACTGGCTGCCACAGCTGTATCCTTCCCTGTTCCTTCCATGGCGCCCATAACGGTGCATCCTTACCACACTGAGTcaggcctccccctccccacta TGAACAATGTTCATACACCCAGCAGCATCCATCAAAGTTCAACGTATCCTGCTATCCAGGGCAACTCCATGTCCACCATAAGTAGTCAGCCCAGCTCCCTGGTGAGTGGGAACTTCCCCCCGCCGGAGGAGGAGACGCATAGCCAGCCTGTTGGCACCCAGAGTCTGCATCATTTGCACGCTGCCTACAGAGTTG GAATGCTGGCACTGGAGATGCTAGGCCGCCGCGCACACAATGATCACCCCAACAACTTCTCTCGCAGCCCTCCCTATACCGAGGATGTCAAATGGTTGCTGGGGCTAGCGGCTAAGCTGG GAGATCGTCATGGAGACGCTGCAGCGGTTGAACCCTGCTCATGCGCACACCCACCTGCGCACCCCAGCCTTCCATCAGCTGGTCCAACGATGCCAGCAGGCATACATGCAG TACATCCACCACCGCCTGATCCACCTGACTCCTGCCGACTACGACGACTTTGTGAACGCAATCCGCGGCGCTCGCAGCGCCTTCTGCCTGACCCCTATGGGCATGATGCAGTTCAACGACATCCTGCAGAACCTCAAGCGCAGCAAGCAGACCAAGGAGCTGTGGCAGCGTGTATCGCTTGA